In the genome of Pelodiscus sinensis isolate JC-2024 chromosome 3, ASM4963464v1, whole genome shotgun sequence, one region contains:
- the LOC142828057 gene encoding uncharacterized protein LOC142828057, producing MSQPSEGSQPSTAPHDQPGGSREPARGRKRRAPAWSSVEIVDLIEVWGEASNVHDLRTSHRNAAVYGRMAASLAARGHQRSREQVRCKIKDLRQSYSRACLPGADPEACPHFHALDRILGPHAVPAPRDVIDPGAEGSLLDTEEEEEGSESQEPAASLPRTRDPRGTPQSRSPASSEAGEASTSAAPGTAGRTTPPAAAARARASRTARNQEDYQRRHLRFLDRQLRLQDHWVQEDLRLRQRSLEALEEQGRALRGHLQSLLDRFPFPPPPAPPLAPPLAPPAPPLAPPLAPPAPPLAPPLAPPLAPPAPPLAPPLAPPAPPLAPPLAPPAPPAPPASAPASSTPPVLSAPPSTTIPHRRPRTRSVARRERQPDSHP from the exons atgagccagccatccgagggctcccagccctccactgctccccacgaccagcctggcggctcccgggagcctgcccgggggcgcaaaaggcgggcgcccgcctggtcaagtgtggagatcgtggacctcatcgaggtttggggggaagcctccaatgtccacgatctccgcactagccaccggaacgcggccgtctatggacgcatggctgccagcctggccgccaggggccaccagcgcagccgggagcaggtgcgctgcaagattaaagacttgcggcagtcctactcccgggcctgcctgccaggggctgacccggaggcctgcccccacttccatgccctggaccgcatcctggggcctcatgccgtccctgccccccgggacgtgattgaccccggggcagagggatcgctcctggacaccgaggaggaggaagagggctctgagagccaggagcctgctgccagccttcccaggacccgggacccccgaggcaccccacagagccgctcgcctgcatcatcagaggccggggaggcatccacct ctgcagcaccggggactgcagggcgcaccaccccgcctgcagcagccgcccgcgcccgggcaagcaggacagccaggaaccaggaggactaccagaggcggcatctccggttcctggaccgacagctccgtctccaggaccactgggtccaggaggacctcaggctgcgccagaggagtctggaggccctggaggagcagggccgtgccctgcgaggccacctccagagcctgctagaccgctttccatttcctcctccccctgctccccctcttgctccccctcttgctccccctgctccccctcttgctccccctcttgctccccctgctccccctcttgctccccctcttgctccccctcttgctccccctgctccccctcttgctccccctcttgctccccctgctccccctcttgctccccctcttgctccccctgctccccctgctcctcctgcttccgctcctgcttcctccacaccccctgtcctctctgcccccccctccacaaccattccccaccgacgcccccggacccgcagtgtggcgagacgggagaggcagccggactcccacccctga